Proteins encoded together in one Vitis vinifera cultivar Pinot Noir 40024 chromosome 4, ASM3070453v1 window:
- the LOC100246078 gene encoding uncharacterized protein LOC100246078, translating into MASGFGESESMSPASGACGGSGSNDVGDFECNICFELAQDPIVTLCGHLYCWPCLYEWLHHHSHSQECPVCKALIQEEKLVPLYGRGKTPSDPRSKSIPNDSIPSRPAGQRPETAPPVANPVSHLGVGLMRGFAPVRTARFGNFALSAAFGHLSPSLFNIHVHGFPDPRVYGATPGYPLWFSNAMHGGLGHMHRFPHPISQRQRTNYYLKNLLLFTGVLVILALIW; encoded by the coding sequence ATGGCAAGTGGGTTTGGGGAATCAGAAAGCATGTCACCCGCAAGCGGCGCTTGCGGGGGTAGTGGTAGCAATGATGTTGGTGATTTTGAATGTAATATCTGCTTTGAATTGGCTCAAGACCCCATTGTTACTCTTTGTGGTCACCTTTACTGCTGGCCTTGCCTTTATGAATGGCTCCATCATCACTCACATTCCCAAGAATGCCCGGTTTGTAAGGCCCTCATACAGGAGGAAAAGTTGGTTCCTCTTTATGGCAGGGGGAAAACACCTAGTGATCCCAGATCAAAATCAATTCCTAATGATAGCATACCTAGTCGCCCAGCAGGGCAGAGACCTGAAACAGCTCCTCCAGTAGCAAACCCCGTTTCACATCTTGGGGTTGGATTGATGAGAGGGTTTGCACCAGTTCGAACTGCAAGATTTGGTAATTTCGCATTGTCTGCTGCTTTTGGTCATTTATCTCCCTCCCTGTTCAATATTCACGTTCATGGATTTCCTGATCCTAGAGTATATGGGGCAACTCCTGGTTATCCCCTCTGGTTTTCAAATGCAATGCATGGGGGCCTAGGGCATATGCACAGATTTCCTCACCCAATAAGTCAAAGACAGCGGACCAACTACTATCTGAAGAATCTCCTTTTGTTTACAGGTGTGTTGGTGATTCTTGCTTTGATATGGTAG